In Lacinutrix sp. Bg11-31, the DNA window GTTATAATTATTACTTGAGCCGAATAATATAGGTTAACAACAATATGCTCTGTATAGTTATGTGTTCTTTTATTTGTTATATAAAAAACTAACCACGTCATAAAAGCAGTAATAGGAACTGTAACGATATATATATTAAACTCTAATAATTACTTATTACTAATTGAATTTGCCCTTGTGTTTTAGCAAAACCTTCAGGATCTTTAATATTTAAAGCATCTTTAAAAAAGATATTCATAATAAACAACTGCAATCCAAATAGGGTTAATACAATTGTAAAGTAGTTAATGACATTAACATACTTTTTACGTGTTCCGTTAATATAACTTCCAATAACCTTTTCTGGGCTTGTAAATAAATAAAATGTTTTTAAAAACTGATTATCATAATTCATATAACGGTAAGCAAAATCTTCGAATAGATTTAGCATCGTTAGCCTATTTTTAATCACTTTTGCTCCACAACCATTACAGAAGTTTATTTGTTATGGCAATAGCCTTTTACAATTTTTACAAACCATATTTAAA includes these proteins:
- a CDS encoding DUF3667 domain-containing protein, with translation MLNLFEDFAYRYMNYDNQFLKTFYLFTSPEKVIGSYINGTRKKYVNVINYFTIVLTLFGLQLFIMNIFFKDALNIKDPEGFAKTQGQIQLVISNY